The genomic DNA CGGTCCAGCGGGCGCCGGGCACGCCGCCGCCCAGCCCCGCCAGACGCCGGCGCACATCCTCCGGAAAATCGAGGGCGACGAAGAGACGGATCATTGGCTTTCCGGAACGGTTACGGGCAGGGGTCGGGATAGCGGGCGTTGACCGCCTCGATGTCCTTCATCACCTCGTCCGACAGCGTGACGTCCACCGCCGCGATGTTGGACTTCAGGTCCTCCAGGGTCGTCGCGCCGATCAGCGAGGACGCCACGAAGGGCTGATGCAGGGTGAAGGCGATGGCCATCTGCGTCGGCGACAGGCCGTGGCGCCGGGCGGCGTCCAGATACTCGCGGGTCGCCGCGTCGGCGTTGACGGTGGCGTAGCGCGACTTGCGGTGATCCAGCGCGCGGCGGGTGCCGGCGGGGACGGCGCCGTCCAGATACTTGCCGGTCAGCGTGCCGGCGGCCAGCGGCGAATAGGCGAGAAGCCCGACATCCTCGCGCAGAGACACCTCGGCCAGACCCTGCTCGAAGGTCCGGTTCAGCAGGCTGTAGGCGTTCTGGATCGAGGCGATGCGCGGCAGGCCCTTGTCCTCCGCCAGCTTGAGGAACTGCATAACCCCCCAAGGCGACTCGTTCGACACGCCGATGTGGCGGACCTTGCCGGATGTCACCAGATCGTCGAGCGCCGACAAAGTCTCTTCGATGGGCGTCCCATCCTTCTCCGGCCGATGGACGTAGTTGCGCGCGCCGAAACGGTTGGTCGAGCGGTCGGGCCAATGGAGCTGGTACAGGTCGATGTAGTCGGTCTGGAGCCGGCGCAGGCTGGCCTCGACCGCCGCGAAGATGTTGGCGCGGTCGAGCTTCGCCTCGCCGTTGCGCACCCAGGCGAAGCCGCCGTCGGTGGCGCCGACGACCTTGCTCGCCAGGATCACTTGGTCGCGCTTGCCGTTCGCCTTGAACCAGGTGCCGATCACCTCTTCCGTACGTCCGTACGTGTCGGCGGTCGGGGGGATGGCGTACATCTCCGCCGTGTCCCAGAAGTTCACGCCCTCGCCGAGCGCGTAATCCATCTGGGCGTGGCCTTCGGCCTCGCTGTTCTGGCGGCCCCAGGTCATGGTGCCCAGGCCGATGGCGCTGACCGACAGGCCGGTGCGGCCGAGCGGACGGTATTGCATTTGGTTATGGTCCTTAAAGGAACAGGGTGAGCACGCCCGTGTATCCGTACAGGCGGGCGTTGGAGATCTCGCCGCTGGCGAAGAATCCGGCCAGCGGGATGTCGCCGAAGGTTTCGCGGATCAGCGCCAGTTCCTGGCTGCCCTCGCCGAACAGGCTGGGGCCGCGGGCGATGCAGCTGACGTAGAGGGCGCCCTTCGGGGTGGTCTTCACGCGCTTCTTCAGATTGGCCAGCATGCGGCGCATGTCCGACTCGGCGCTCTGCTGGTCGCGGCGGGTGAACAGGATGGGCTGGCCGCTCTGCACATGGTGGGCTACGGCGATCCAGCCGGCGCGCGGGTCGATGGCGATCAGGTCGCGGACCAGATAGTCCGCCGTGTCGCTCCCGGCGATGGGCAGGCCGGCGAAGATGTAGCCGGACACCCGCTTGAGATCGCGGGCCAGCAACTCGCCGATGTCCTCCTTAAAGACCTCCAGCGCCGGGCGCCCGTCGATCTCCAGGACGACGTTGTCCTCCGCCGCCGTGATGGTGCGCACCGGGCCGATGGGCGTGCAGCCCTGGCTGAGGCCGGTGGCGACCGGCACCTGCGGCGCGAACAGCACGCCCGACACGCCGCCGTCGGCCACCGGCCCGCCGACCATCGTGGCGGTGTTGCCGGGGATGGTGAATTGCGGGAACTCCGACCGCGAGGCCGACAGGCCGCCAACCAGGAAGGCCCCGGTTGATTCCGCCAGCGAAACGACCAGCCCGGCCAAGTCCTGGTGGCGCGGGTCGGCGTGGGCGAGCGCCAGCATGGCGCCGTGCTTGTCCAGCCAGCCGCCGGCCATGCGGCGCAGCGGCTCCATGTCGCCCGAGACCACCGGGAACAGACGGAAGCCCTCCGGCGGCAGGCGGGCCACCATCACGGCGATGCCCGGCTTGTCGAAGATTTCCTCGTCGTTGGCGCAAACGCCGATGCCGACCGTGCCCACCCAGTCGCGGATGCCGGTGACGCCGCGCAGCAGGGTGACCATGCTGGTGGCGTGTTCGGCCAGCGCGTCGGTGATGTAGAGGAAGCCGAGGTTGCAGCCCTCCACCGCGCCGAGCTCGTCCAGGCAGGATTTGACGACGGCGCCCCATTCGGTGCCGGTGGCCGATGCGGCCTTGAAGCAGGTCTCGGTGGTGGCGGTGTCGCCGGCCAGGGTCGCCATGGGTGTCAGTCTCCGCTTTTGGCGATGCCGTCCAGAAGGCGGGCGACGTGGGGCGTGATGCGCTCCACGATCACCTTCACGCCGGCCGCGTTGGGATGGATGCCGTCGGGCTGGTTCAGCACGGCGTCAGCCGCCACGCCGTCCAGGAAGAACGGGTAGAGCTGTACGTCGTACGCCTTCGCCAGCTCCGGGTAGATGGCGTTGAAGCGCTCCACATACGCGCGGCCCAGGCTAGGCGACGCGTACATGCCGGCCAGCAGCACGGGCAGCTTTTCGCCGGTCAGCCGCTTCAGGATGGCGTCGAGGTTGGCGCGCGCCGCGCCGGGGTCGAGCCCGCGCAGCATGTCGTTCGCCCCCAGCTCCACCAGCACGGCGTCCGGCTTGTCGGCCAGCGCCCAGTCGAGCCGCGACAGCCCGCCCGCCGTGGTGTCGCCCGACACGCCGGCGTTGACGACGGTCACGTCGTAGCCCTTCGCCCGCAATGCCGCCTGCAACTGCACCGTGAAGGCCTGCGGTTCGGGAAGGCCGTAGCCGGCGGTCAGGCTGTCGCCGAGCGCCAGCAGGGTGTAAGGCCCCTTCCCCGCCCCGCTCTGGGCGAGCGCGGGGGCGGTCATGCCGACCCCTGCGCCGATTCCCACAACGACGGCGAGAGCGGCCAGCCCCGACCGAAGGAGGGCCATGTTGAAATGGCGGCGCACCATGCCATATGGCGTGAGGTTTTCCCGCCCATTTCCCCGCCCGATCCAGAGACGCATGCCAATGTCCCGACCCGATTCCGTTGAGTCCACCATCGTCGATCTCGACGAGGTGCATCTGAGATTGGACAGCGCGGCCGGACCCGTCAACATCCTGAGAGGCTTGAATCTCCGCATCCAGCCCGGTGAACGGGTCGGCGTGGTCGGCCCGTCGGGCTCCGGCAAATCGACCATGATGATGGTCATGGCCGGGCTGGAACGCCCCACGGGCGGGACCGTGCGTGTCGCCGGACAGGATCTGGGCCGGCTGGACGAGGACGGGCTTGCGCGCTTCCGCCGCGACCATGTGGGGATCGTCTTCCAGGCTTTCCACCTCGTGCCGACGATGACCGCGCTGGAGAACGTCGCCATTCCCCTCGAATTCGCCGGGGCCGCCGACGCCTTCGACCGCGCGCGCTCCGGGCTGGAGGCGGTCGGTCTGGCCCACCGGCTGAGCCATTATCCGGGCCAGCTCTCCGGCGGCGAGCAGCAGCGCGTCGCCCTGGCCCGCGCCTTCGTCGCCGAGCCGTCACTGCTGCTGGCCGACGAGCCGACCGGCAACCTCGACATCGGCACCGGCGCCACCATCGTGGAGCTGCTGTTCGACCTCGCCGAGCGGCGGGGCACGACGCTGGTGCTGATCACCCATGACCCGTCCCTGGCCGACCGCTGCGACCGGACCGTGCGCCTGATGGACGGGCGCATCGTCGACGACGGCCTCGCCGCCCGCGCCGAGCGCGAGCGCGTGGCGGGGGACTGAGCGTCCTTTGAGGGAGTGGTCGCGTCGCGCCCCCCTCCCGACCTCCCCCCGCTTCGCAGGGGGAGGAGATGAAGCCCTCCCTTGCGAAGCGGGGGAGGGTTGGGTGGGGGCCCGACGCGACCACTCCCAACCACCAACCCACACCCCGCTGGACGCCCCATGACCAACCTCGCCCTCGCCTTCCGTCTGGCCCGCCGCGAGTTGCGCGGGGGACTGAAGGGATTCCGCATCTTCCTCGCCTGTCTGACGCTCGGCGTCGCCGCCATCGCCGCGGTCAACTCCGTGTCCGGCGGCGTGCTGTCGGGCCTGCAGGCGGACGGACGGGCGATCCTGGGCGGCGACGTCGCGCTGCGGCAGATCTACGCACCGCCGACCGACGAGCAGCGCTCCTGGCTGGAGCAGGCCGGGCGCCTGTCGCAATCAGTGGACATGCGCGCCATGGCCCGCTCCGCCGACGACCAACGGTCCACGCTGGTCGAGCTGAAGGCGGTGGACGGCGTCTACCCGCTCTACGGCTCCGTGGCCCTGGCGCCGGAGGGGGACCTGCACACGGCGCTGGCCAACCGCGACGGGCGCTGGGGCGCGCTGGTCGAGGACGGGCTGCTCGACCGGCTGGGGCTGAAGACCGGCGACACGCTGCGGCTGGGCGAGGGCGAGTTCGCCGTGCGCGGTGTCCTGACGCGCGAGCCGGACCGGGCATCCAACGGCGCCTTCTCGCTGGGGCCGCGGGTGATGATCGGCCTGCCGTCGCTGGAGGGCACCGGCCTGCTCCAGCCCGGCAGCATCGTCTATTGGACCGCCAAGCTGGCCCTGCCGCCGGGCACCGACGTGGCGGCGTGGCAGAAGGCGCTGGCGGCGCGCTTCCCCGACGCCGGCTGGCGGGTCCGCGACTTCACAAACGCCTCCCCGCAGATCGAGCGCTTCATCGACCGCATGACGCTGTTCCTGACGCTGGTCGGGCTGACCGCCCTGCTGGTCGGCGGGGTCGGGGTGGGCAACGCGGTGCGCAGCCATCTCGACTCGCGCGCCCGCACCATCGCCACGCTGAAATGCCTGGGCGCGCCGGGCGATCTGGTCTTCCAGGTCTATCTGCTGCAGATCCTCGCCTTGTCCGGGCTGGGCATCCTGCTGGGGCTGCTGCTCGGCGCGGTGGCGCCGCTGGGGCTGGGGTCGCTGCTCGACCAGGTGCTGCCGGTGCCCACCCGGATCGGCGTCTATCCGGGCGCCCTGGTGCTCGCCGCGCTCTACGGCCTGCTGACCGCGCTGACCTTCTCGCTGTGGCCGCTGGGCCGCGCACGGGAGGTTCCGGCGGCGGCGCAGTTCCGCGACGTGGTCGCCCCCGCCGGGGGCCGCCCGCGCGCGGTCTATCTGGCGGCGATGGCGCTGACCGTCGCGGCTCTGGCCGGGCTGGCCGTCGCCACCGCCCACAACAAAATGTTCGCCGGCTGGTTCGTCGGCGGCTCCATCGCCACCTTCATCGCCTTCCGCGTGGCCGCTTGGCTGGTGGTGCGCGGGGCGGCGGCGGCGGGGCGGCCGCGCCGTCCGGGGATGCGGCTGGCGCTCGCCAACCTGCACCGGCCGGGCAACCCGACCGGTGCGGTGGTGCTGTCGCTCGGCCTCGGCCTGACGGTGCTGGTCGCCATCGCGCTGATCGAGGGCAACTTCTCCCGCCGGGTCAACGAGACGATCCCCAAGGACGCGCCCAGCTTCTTCTTCGTGGACATCCAGCCCGACCAGTTCGAGCCGCTGAAACAGATGGTCAGCGCCCTGCCCGGCACCAGCGGGTTTGAGGCGGTGCCCAGCTTGCGCGGACGGATCGAGACGGTGAACGGCCAGCCGGCGGAAAAGGCGCTGGTCAACCCCGAGCAATCCTGGGTGCTGTCCGGCGACCGCGGCATCACCTATTCCGCCAAGCTGCCCGAGCATTCGGAGATCGTCGCCGGCTCCTGGTGGCCGGAGGACTACAAGGGGAAGCCGCTGATCTCCATCCACCAGAACGTGGCGAGCGCCTTCGGCATCGGTCCCGGTGCCACCATGGGGATCAACGTCCTGGGCCGCACCATCGAGGCGACGGTGGGCAACGTGCGCGCCGCCGACTTCTCGACGCTGGCCATCAACTTCGCCCTGGTCTTCGCGCCGGGCACGCTGGAGCGGGCGCCGCAGACCTGGATCGCCACCGTCCGCAGCACCCCGGCGGCGGAGCCGGAGGTCCAACGCTCCGTCCTGCAGCGCTTCCCCAACGTCACGCTGGTGCGGGTGAAGGATGCGCTGGACACGGTGGGCACCATGCTGGGCCACATCGGCACGGCGGTGCGCATCACCGCGGGCATCACGCTGGCCGCCGGCACGCTGGTGCTGGCCGGGGCGGTCGCCGCCGGGCACCGCCGCCGGGTCTACGACGCGGTGGTGCTGAAAGTGCTGGGCGCCACGCGGGCCGACGTGCTGAAGGCGTTCCTGCTCGAGTACGGGCTGCTCGGCATCCTGACCGCGGCCATCGCCGGGGTCATCGGCACCATCACCGCCTGGGCGGTGATGACCTTCCTGATGCGCTGGGAATGGACCTTCCTGCCGTCGGCCGTGCTGACCACGGCACTGCTCAGCACGGCGATCACGCTGGCCTTCGGCTTCCTCGGGACGTGGCGGGCGCTCGGCCAGCCCTCCGCCCCGCTGCTGCGCAACGACTGACGGACGGTGGTCAGGCGGGTTCGGGGACGCGGTCGTCGGCGACGATGCGGTTCTTGCCGGACTGCTTGGCCGCATACATGCGCTGGTCGGCCAGATCGACCAGCCTTTCCCAGTCCACCGGGCGGTCGTGGAGGTATTCGGCGACGCCGATGCTGGCGGTCTGCGGGGTTCCGTCCGGACGCTTGCCCAAGCCCCGCTCGTGCAGCCGCTCCACCGCGGTCAGGGCGCCCTGACGGCCGGTGTTGGGCATGATGACCACGAACTCCTCCCCGCCCCAGCGGACCAGCACGTCGGACTGGCGCAGCATGGCGCGGATCGCCTCCGCCGCCCGCCCCAGCTGTTTGTCGCCCTGGTCATGACCGAAGCGGTCGTTGATCGACTTGAAATTGTCCAGATCGAAGAAGATCACCGACAGCGGATGGTCGGAGCGCTGGGCGTGGGCGAACTGCAGCCGCAGAAGCTCCTCCCCGATGCGGCGGGAGAAGGCGCCGGTCAGCCCGTCGTGCGACGCCTGATCGACCAGGGCCATCATGAAGTGCAACTGGCTCATCGCCGCCAGCGTCGCCACCACCATGATGAGCACCAGCAGCCACAGGGCGCCCAGATAGGAGGGGAAGGGGAAGACCAGCGAGCCGTAGACCCCGGCCAGCATGTGGGCCGCCAGCATCGGCGTCGCGAAGGCCAGCCCTTCCAGCGCGGTCAGCGGGAAGACGCTGAGCCCCGCCACCATCACGAAGGGCA from Azospirillum brasilense includes the following:
- a CDS encoding NADP(H)-dependent aldo-keto reductase, translated to MQYRPLGRTGLSVSAIGLGTMTWGRQNSEAEGHAQMDYALGEGVNFWDTAEMYAIPPTADTYGRTEEVIGTWFKANGKRDQVILASKVVGATDGGFAWVRNGEAKLDRANIFAAVEASLRRLQTDYIDLYQLHWPDRSTNRFGARNYVHRPEKDGTPIEETLSALDDLVTSGKVRHIGVSNESPWGVMQFLKLAEDKGLPRIASIQNAYSLLNRTFEQGLAEVSLREDVGLLAYSPLAAGTLTGKYLDGAVPAGTRRALDHRKSRYATVNADAATREYLDAARRHGLSPTQMAIAFTLHQPFVASSLIGATTLEDLKSNIAAVDVTLSDEVMKDIEAVNARYPDPCP
- a CDS encoding FIST signal transduction protein codes for the protein MATLAGDTATTETCFKAASATGTEWGAVVKSCLDELGAVEGCNLGFLYITDALAEHATSMVTLLRGVTGIRDWVGTVGIGVCANDEEIFDKPGIAVMVARLPPEGFRLFPVVSGDMEPLRRMAGGWLDKHGAMLALAHADPRHQDLAGLVVSLAESTGAFLVGGLSASRSEFPQFTIPGNTATMVGGPVADGGVSGVLFAPQVPVATGLSQGCTPIGPVRTITAAEDNVVLEIDGRPALEVFKEDIGELLARDLKRVSGYIFAGLPIAGSDTADYLVRDLIAIDPRAGWIAVAHHVQSGQPILFTRRDQQSAESDMRRMLANLKKRVKTTPKGALYVSCIARGPSLFGEGSQELALIRETFGDIPLAGFFASGEISNARLYGYTGVLTLFL
- a CDS encoding arylesterase, coding for MTAPALAQSGAGKGPYTLLALGDSLTAGYGLPEPQAFTVQLQAALRAKGYDVTVVNAGVSGDTTAGGLSRLDWALADKPDAVLVELGANDMLRGLDPGAARANLDAILKRLTGEKLPVLLAGMYASPSLGRAYVERFNAIYPELAKAYDVQLYPFFLDGVAADAVLNQPDGIHPNAAGVKVIVERITPHVARLLDGIAKSGD
- a CDS encoding ABC transporter ATP-binding protein: MSRPDSVESTIVDLDEVHLRLDSAAGPVNILRGLNLRIQPGERVGVVGPSGSGKSTMMMVMAGLERPTGGTVRVAGQDLGRLDEDGLARFRRDHVGIVFQAFHLVPTMTALENVAIPLEFAGAADAFDRARSGLEAVGLAHRLSHYPGQLSGGEQQRVALARAFVAEPSLLLADEPTGNLDIGTGATIVELLFDLAERRGTTLVLITHDPSLADRCDRTVRLMDGRIVDDGLAARAERERVAGD
- a CDS encoding ABC transporter permease, whose translation is MTNLALAFRLARRELRGGLKGFRIFLACLTLGVAAIAAVNSVSGGVLSGLQADGRAILGGDVALRQIYAPPTDEQRSWLEQAGRLSQSVDMRAMARSADDQRSTLVELKAVDGVYPLYGSVALAPEGDLHTALANRDGRWGALVEDGLLDRLGLKTGDTLRLGEGEFAVRGVLTREPDRASNGAFSLGPRVMIGLPSLEGTGLLQPGSIVYWTAKLALPPGTDVAAWQKALAARFPDAGWRVRDFTNASPQIERFIDRMTLFLTLVGLTALLVGGVGVGNAVRSHLDSRARTIATLKCLGAPGDLVFQVYLLQILALSGLGILLGLLLGAVAPLGLGSLLDQVLPVPTRIGVYPGALVLAALYGLLTALTFSLWPLGRAREVPAAAQFRDVVAPAGGRPRAVYLAAMALTVAALAGLAVATAHNKMFAGWFVGGSIATFIAFRVAAWLVVRGAAAAGRPRRPGMRLALANLHRPGNPTGAVVLSLGLGLTVLVAIALIEGNFSRRVNETIPKDAPSFFFVDIQPDQFEPLKQMVSALPGTSGFEAVPSLRGRIETVNGQPAEKALVNPEQSWVLSGDRGITYSAKLPEHSEIVAGSWWPEDYKGKPLISIHQNVASAFGIGPGATMGINVLGRTIEATVGNVRAADFSTLAINFALVFAPGTLERAPQTWIATVRSTPAAEPEVQRSVLQRFPNVTLVRVKDALDTVGTMLGHIGTAVRITAGITLAAGTLVLAGAVAAGHRRRVYDAVVLKVLGATRADVLKAFLLEYGLLGILTAAIAGVIGTITAWAVMTFLMRWEWTFLPSAVLTTALLSTAITLAFGFLGTWRALGQPSAPLLRND
- a CDS encoding diguanylate cyclase, giving the protein MSGDLSFEQLRDLMHPGGHTPIIQRRRAVLIHSRVRMVAAVFAVLTPLWIVIDVFIFPWPLWGYLAGLRLVSSFAFGALALGYRICDDMGSAWRGLALLLAVPTIFFLASHPMLNEDMIAGSALAVAAGYAFLPFVMVAGLSVFPLTALEGLAFATPMLAAHMLAGVYGSLVFPFPSYLGALWLLVLIMVVATLAAMSQLHFMMALVDQASHDGLTGAFSRRIGEELLRLQFAHAQRSDHPLSVIFFDLDNFKSINDRFGHDQGDKQLGRAAEAIRAMLRQSDVLVRWGGEEFVVIMPNTGRQGALTAVERLHERGLGKRPDGTPQTASIGVAEYLHDRPVDWERLVDLADQRMYAAKQSGKNRIVADDRVPEPA